The Clostridium cylindrosporum DSM 605 genomic interval TTATCATTTTAATCATAGTACTTTTCCCACTTCCATTAGGTCCAAGAAGTCCTACTATCTTGCCCTTTGGAATCTCAAGGTTTATTCCCTTTAAGGCTTCTTTGCTTCCAAACTTTTTACATACATCTTTAAACTGTATTATGCAATCCATTATTATACCTCCTTTATATTAACAGTAATCAAATCAATCATTTCATCCTCTGAATATCCAAGTTTAAATAACATTTCCTTTAATGAATTAATCTCTTTATTCGCAACTTCTTTTCTCATATTTCTTACCATTTCCTCATTATCAGTTACAAACCTTCCACTTGTTCTCTGGGTAAATACAAGTCCCTCTCTTTCAAGTTCTGCGAGTGCTCTTTGCATTGTATTAGGATTAACATCTGCTTCTTCAGCCATTTCTCTTACAGACTTTAATTTTGTTGATATGTTTAATTCTCCAGAAACGATTTTAAACTTCAGTATTTCTACTAACTGCAAATATATAGGTTTGTTTTTATCAAAGTCCCATCCCATTACCCTTCCTCCTTATTGTATTAATCACTTAATACAATAATATGATATTTTACTAATAATGTCAAACATATTTTTTCCAAATAAAAAGGCAAGCTAATCATTTTGATTAACTTGCCTTAAAAGTGCATAAAAAAAGAACTTAAGCTAAGCTTAAGTTCTTGGTGGAGCAGGGTGGATTCGAACCACCGAAGTCGCTGACAACAGATTTACAGTCTGCCCCCTTTGGCCACTCGGGAACTACTCCATGTATGGAGCCGGCAATAGGATTTGAACCCACGACCTACTGATTACAAGTCAGTTGCTCTACCAACTGAGCTATGCCGGCAAATGGTGGAAACAACAGGGATCGAACCTGTGACCCCCTGCTTGTAAGGCAGGTGCTCTCCCAGCTGAGCTATGCTTCCATGAACTCCATACTAATTATTAAGTTTTCTTGTCTGGGCTGAACCCCTTCGACATATATTATAATACACTTATTATTAAACAATGTCAACACTATTTATAAAAAAATTTTTAGAGGGCTACAACCCTCTAAAAACTAACGGTTTTGCACTGGTATGTTTATCTTGTCTTCGCCATCATATATATACCCTGACCCCTCTGGCTTATTAACTTCTTCAAGAAATATATTGTTATCTTCCTTAGCCTCTACTTCTAGGCCATCTATCTTTAGCATAGCTACTGATGAAAAAATTGTTGCTGCTATAAGAAATGCTGCAGGTATTATTTTTTTCATATGTATCACCTCTTAACACTTAGTTATAATTATTATTTTCTAAAATAATTTTTTTATTCCCTATAAATAGTAATAAATTATACCTTCCAGCTTATATATTAATACAGGAGGTGAAGCAATTGACAAGTTCTATATCTGATAACATCGGAGTGAGAGTTAATTATTTAGACAAAGATGCGGTTGAAAAGATTGGAACCTTTCTTTCAGAATTTCTAAAGGAAAATACAATCATAGTTTGTATTGGTACTGATAAATGTATAGGAGATTCTGTAGGTCCACTAGTTGGCACCTTTCTTACAAAGGAAGACTATCCCTTCCCAGTCGTAGGTACACTTGAATTTCCAACCCATGCAGTTAATCTTGATAAAGTTTTAAGCCACGTTTATGAAACCTATCCTGATCACTTTGTAATTGCAGTAGATGCATGTATAGGTAACGAAGACGCTATAGGTGATATACAAGTAAAATTCGGTCCCGTTCACCCTGGAAAAGGGGTGGGAAAAACACTTCCTAAAGTAGGGGACATATCTGTTGTTGCAGTTGTTGACACTATTGATAACTGCGATATTTTTTCTATGAGAAGTATTAGATTAAACTTTATAATGCAGCTTTCAGAAACAATAAAAGATGCATTTATACTTGCAAATAATATGAAGACATAAGAATAAAAGCCTTATAAATGATTTAAGGTGATAAACCATTTATAAGGCTTTAGTTACATATAGTTTTTAGATAGCAGAGATATCTTCTACAAATGTATCAACATGATCTAAAGATTTACCTATTCCAAGTGCAACGCTTGATACTGCATCATCTGCAATTACAACCGGTACCATAGTTCTCTCTTCTATAAGCTTATCTAGACCCCAAAGAAGAGATCCTCCACCTGTCATTATGATTCCTTTTTCACTAATATCTGCTGAAAGCTCTGGTGGTGTCTTTTCAAGCACTGAATGTACACAATCAGCAATAGCTTCAACAGTATCCTTAAGAGCCACTCCCATTTCATCTGAAGTAATAGTAATATTCTTAGGAAGACCACTTACAAGGTCACGTCCCTTAACGTCCATTGTTACCTTATCATCCCTTTTAAAGGCACATCCAACATTTTTCTTAAGCTCTTCAGCGGTTCTCTCACCTATCATAACCTTATGTTCACGTCTTATGTATGACATAATAGCTTCATCGAACTTGTCCCCTGCAACCTTAATTGAAGACCTAACTACCATTCCACCTAATGATATTACTGCAACGTCTGTTGTTCCACCACCTATGTCTACTATCATAGAACCACTTGGCTTTGATATATCAACACCAGCTCCAATAGCTGCTGATATAGGCTCCTCAATTAAATACACACTTCTAGCTCCTGCATTAAGCGCTGCATCTTTAACCGCACGTCTTTCTACTCCTGTTGCCTCACATGGTATACAAATTATAACACGAGGCTTACTCCATCCTCTTTTACCAATAGCTTTCTTAATGAAGTGAACTAACATTTGTTCTGTCATATCATAATCTGATATGACTCCATCTCTAAGAGGTCTTTTGGCAACAATATGTCCAGGAGTTCTTCCTATCATGTTTCT includes:
- a CDS encoding GntR family transcriptional regulator, which produces MGWDFDKNKPIYLQLVEILKFKIVSGELNISTKLKSVREMAEEADVNPNTMQRALAELEREGLVFTQRTSGRFVTDNEEMVRNMRKEVANKEINSLKEMLFKLGYSEDEMIDLITVNIKEV
- the yyaC gene encoding spore protease YyaC, producing the protein MTSSISDNIGVRVNYLDKDAVEKIGTFLSEFLKENTIIVCIGTDKCIGDSVGPLVGTFLTKEDYPFPVVGTLEFPTHAVNLDKVLSHVYETYPDHFVIAVDACIGNEDAIGDIQVKFGPVHPGKGVGKTLPKVGDISVVAVVDTIDNCDIFSMRSIRLNFIMQLSETIKDAFILANNMKT
- the mreB gene encoding rod shape-determining protein MreB, whose translation is MFGAGNDIGIDLGTASVLVYVKGRGIALQEPSVVALDMKSNKVLAVGEDARNMIGRTPGHIVAKRPLRDGVISDYDMTEQMLVHFIKKAIGKRGWSKPRVIICIPCEATGVERRAVKDAALNAGARSVYLIEEPISAAIGAGVDISKPSGSMIVDIGGGTTDVAVISLGGMVVRSSIKVAGDKFDEAIMSYIRREHKVMIGERTAEELKKNVGCAFKRDDKVTMDVKGRDLVSGLPKNITITSDEMGVALKDTVEAIADCVHSVLEKTPPELSADISEKGIIMTGGGSLLWGLDKLIEERTMVPVVIADDAVSSVALGIGKSLDHVDTFVEDISAI